Below is a genomic region from Pyrococcus kukulkanii.
TTTGCACATTCTGCAGAAATTACCCTTAATCCGCTTTGGGTATCTGAAACATATTTCATAGCAAAGATTGCGGTTATTACGTCTAAACCAAAATTGCCTATCCTCTTAATTAGGGGCATTTGAGATGTGTCTCCTTTTAACCTACTTCCTATTGCGAGATTGGCTTTTCCTTCCACCACCGGTTTCATAACCTTAAGCGCGTCTTCAATTAAGTGTTGTCCATCAGCATCAAACGTTACAATAATCCTTGCGTTCTTTTTTAAGGCATAGGCTATACCAGTTCCAAGGGCTCCTCCGAGTCCCCTATTTATTAAATGAGTAATGACATTAACACCCTTAGACTTCGCTATCTCTTCTGTTCTATCTGAACTCCCGTCATTAACAACTATTATCCTATCTGGAGGGAATACTTCAATAAGTTCGTCGAGGACTTTTCCAATTGTCTTCTCCTCATTATAAGCTGGAACAACAACGTAAGTACCTAAAAGATTCGTGATTATGCTCTCTAACTCGTCTAAGGATTTCCCTTCGTACTTGACACCTCTAAACTCTACGAAATATTTACCCACGAAAGGTAAGTTTTCCTCATCCCCGATATCTATTCCCAAAGTAGTGAGAAAGTTGATTAAGCTTTCCTCGCATCTTACTTTTTCAAGCTTCATGTTTCCTTCACCATGCCAAACCTTTATAAATTGGCCAGATTTTTAAACCTTTGTACGTGAGAGGTGAGAAAAATGACTCAGCGTGACGCTCAACTTTATGAATTGAAGAAGAAGATCGACGAACTCAAGAAGATTAGAGGGAGAGGAACGGAGTTAATTTCACTCTATATACCTGCAGGGTACGATCTGAGCAAGGTAATGCAGCAGCTTAGGGAGGAATATAGCACGGCTCAGAACATAAAGTCGAAGACAACAAGGAAGAACGTACTTGGGGCTCTTGAGAGGGCAATGCAACACCTCAAACTTTACAAACAGACGCCAGAGAATGGATTAGCTTTGTTCGTTGGGAACGTGAGCGAGATGGAGGGAGTTACGGACATAAGGCTTTGGGCAATAATCCCACCAGAGCCCCTGAACGTTAGACTATATCGATGTGATCAGACGTTCGTTACTGAACCTCTCGAAGAGATGCTTAGGGTTAAGGATGCCTACGGCTTAATTACGGTCGAGAAGAACGAGGCAACGATAGGGCTTCTTAGGGGCAAGAGGATTGAGGTTCTTGATGAGCTAACATCTAACGTCCCAGGAAAGACAAGAGCTGGAGGTCAGTCAGCTCGAAGATATGAGAGAATTAGGGAACAGGAAACCCATGAATTTATGAAGAGAATTGGAGAACACGCAAACAGAGCCTTTCTTCCGCTTCTCGAGAAGGGTGAGCTTAAGGGCATAATAATTGGAGGTCCTGGGCCCACTAAGGAGGAGTTTGTTGAGGGAGACTACCTGCACCACGAGCTCAAGAAGAAGATAATCGGGGTAGTTGATATTAGTTATCACGGCGAATATGGGCTCAGGGAGTTAGTGGCCAAGGCCGCCGATATACTCAGGGATCACGAAGTCATAAGGGAGAGAAATCTCGTCAATGAATTCCTCAAGCACGTCGTTAAGGACACCGGTTTCGCAACCTATGGTGAGAGGGAGGTCAGGAAAGCCTTGGAGATAGGGGCTGTAGATACCCTGCTGATAAGTGAAGGCTACAACAAAGTCAGGGTTAGGGCCAAGTGCAACAACTGCGGCTGGGAAGAGCTTAAGACCATGACCGAGGAGGACTTTGAGGTTTACAAGAGAAAGCTGAACAGATGTCCCAAGTGCGGAAGCCAGAACATAAGCTTTGAGAAGTGGGATGTTGCTGAGGAATTAATAAAAATGGCAGAGGAATCAGGGGCCAATGTTGAAATTATCTCCCTTGACACCGAGGAAGGTCAGCAGTTCTATAGGGCGTTCGGTGGACTTGGAGCTATATTGAGATTTAAGATTTAGCGCTCAGGATTGGGAATTCTTCTGGTTCATAATCCTCTAATTTTCCATCTAAGAAGTCTTCGTAGCCCTTTAGGTCTAAAAGACCATGTCCGCTGAGATTGAACAATATGACTATTTCTTTGCCCTCTTTTTTCGCTTCTAGTGCCTTATCTATTGCGGCTTTTACGGCATGTGCGCTTTCTGGGGCCGGGACTATCCCTTCGGCCTTTGCAAAGAGCACGGCTGCTTCAAAGACCTCAGTCTGGTGGTAGGCTATTGGCTTGACTATTCCGTGGTTAAGTAGAATGCTAAGGGTTGGTGCCAGTCCGTGGTACCTCAGTCCTCCAGCATGAATTGGGGGAACATAATAGGTGTGACCCAGGGTGTGCATCTTCATCTTTGGGGTTAGCCTTCCGGAGTCTCCGTAATCGTAGGTATAAACTCCCCTCGTCATGCTAGGGGCTGCTCTAGGTTCCACCGCTATGAATTCGTGATCTGTCTTTCCATCGAGTACATCCTTAACGAAGGGATACGCTAAACCTGCAAAGTTGCTTCCTCCTCCTACACATCCAACTATAACGTCAGGCTCCTCGAACTCTTTCATCTGCTCTTTAGCCTCGAGTCCAATAACCGTTTGGTGCATTAGGACGTGATTTAAGACACTACCAAGGGAGTACCTAGCCTTTTCGTTCTTGAGAACGTCCTCAATTGCCTCACTTATTGCTATTCCCAAACTACCCGGATGATTAGGATTCTCTTTCAAGAACTTCCTCCCAATCTCCGTATTTTCGCTTGGGCTTGGGAATATTTCCGCACCGTAGACCCGCATGAGTGTCTTCCTGTATGGTTTCTGGTAATAGCTGGCCCTTGCCATATAGACCCTAACTTTTAGACCCATGAGGGCTCCGGCAAGGCTTAGCGCGGTTCCCCACTGGCCTGCACCCGTCTCTGTAACCAGCCTTCCTATCCCCTGCTTCTTCGCGTAGTAGGCTTGGGCCAGGGCAGTGTTTATCTTGTGGCTCCCGGTAACGGTTGCGCCTTCGTACTTGAAGTATATCCTCGCCGGAGTGCTCAATATTTTCTCAAGGTTCGTTGCCCTGAAAAGGGGCGTTGGCCTGCCTATCTTTGAGTACATTTCTCTAACTTTCTTCGGGATTTCAATATACCTTTCCTGGCTTATCTCCTGTTTTACGAGTTCCTCTGCAAATATCCTCTTTAGCTTTTCTGGGTTTATTGGTTCGTCGGTTTCTGGATCTAGGGGTGGTGCTAGGGGCTCTGGCAGATCTGGCAGTATATTATACCATTTCCTGGGTATTTTACCATCTGGGAGAACTACTTTCATGGAATCACCTCCAGGAGAATAGCCTCTAATCTAGTGGGAGCTCCAAAAACAAGCCCCCCTATTCAAGCCAAAAACAATCACTCCTGCATGTCATGGAGCATCGAAGAAAAGGAAAGGTGAATATTAAAAAATGTTTGGACAGGTGGAGCTACCTAGAGGTTATATAGGAAACACCAGCTGCGGCAAATATTAAGACCTCTAAGATCTTGTACGCGTTCTCCATGGTTTCTGCGGTGAACTCTACCTCTTTCCCACTCTTTCTGTGGATGAATGGTAGCAACTCTGCAACCTCAGCATAAGCACTGTTCAAGAACCTGACCTCAACTTTTATGGGCTTTTCAAGTTTGAACGGCTTTAGTTCCCTCTTCCTAAGCTTTT
It encodes:
- the prf1 gene encoding peptide chain release factor aRF-1 — translated: MTQRDAQLYELKKKIDELKKIRGRGTELISLYIPAGYDLSKVMQQLREEYSTAQNIKSKTTRKNVLGALERAMQHLKLYKQTPENGLALFVGNVSEMEGVTDIRLWAIIPPEPLNVRLYRCDQTFVTEPLEEMLRVKDAYGLITVEKNEATIGLLRGKRIEVLDELTSNVPGKTRAGGQSARRYERIREQETHEFMKRIGEHANRAFLPLLEKGELKGIIIGGPGPTKEEFVEGDYLHHELKKKIIGVVDISYHGEYGLRELVAKAADILRDHEVIRERNLVNEFLKHVVKDTGFATYGEREVRKALEIGAVDTLLISEGYNKVRVRAKCNNCGWEELKTMTEEDFEVYKRKLNRCPKCGSQNISFEKWDVAEELIKMAEESGANVEIISLDTEEGQQFYRAFGGLGAILRFKI
- a CDS encoding glycosyltransferase family 2 protein is translated as MKLEKVRCEESLINFLTTLGIDIGDEENLPFVGKYFVEFRGVKYEGKSLDELESIITNLLGTYVVVPAYNEEKTIGKVLDELIEVFPPDRIIVVNDGSSDRTEEIAKSKGVNVITHLINRGLGGALGTGIAYALKKNARIIVTFDADGQHLIEDALKVMKPVVEGKANLAIGSRLKGDTSQMPLIKRIGNFGLDVITAIFAMKYVSDTQSGLRVISAECAKKIRITCDRYAVSSEIIVKAAKNKCKIVEVPIKAVYTEYSMKKGTNVIEGIKIALNLLLDAFRR
- a CDS encoding TrpB-like pyridoxal phosphate-dependent enzyme, which translates into the protein MKVVLPDGKIPRKWYNILPDLPEPLAPPLDPETDEPINPEKLKRIFAEELVKQEISQERYIEIPKKVREMYSKIGRPTPLFRATNLEKILSTPARIYFKYEGATVTGSHKINTALAQAYYAKKQGIGRLVTETGAGQWGTALSLAGALMGLKVRVYMARASYYQKPYRKTLMRVYGAEIFPSPSENTEIGRKFLKENPNHPGSLGIAISEAIEDVLKNEKARYSLGSVLNHVLMHQTVIGLEAKEQMKEFEEPDVIVGCVGGGSNFAGLAYPFVKDVLDGKTDHEFIAVEPRAAPSMTRGVYTYDYGDSGRLTPKMKMHTLGHTYYVPPIHAGGLRYHGLAPTLSILLNHGIVKPIAYHQTEVFEAAVLFAKAEGIVPAPESAHAVKAAIDKALEAKKEGKEIVILFNLSGHGLLDLKGYEDFLDGKLEDYEPEEFPILSAKS